From the bacterium genome, the window TTCGATTACGAAAAGCTGCTCTGGTTTAATGGAAACTACATCCGCAAACTGACGCCGGAGAAATTCAGTGAACTCGCGACCCCTCATGTGAAGAAGATCATTACTCGCGATATTGATATGGCCAGGCTGATGTCGTTGATCCAGCCTCGCATCGAAAAATTCTCGCAGATCCCGCAGCAGATTGGTTTTTTCGAGGCACTTCCTGAATTCGACTGCGAATTATTTGTTAACAAAGGACAGAAAGCAACGCTCGAGAACACGGTGCAGGTCCTGCCTGCCGCTATCGATATTCTCAACAGTGTGCAGCCATGGAAGAGCGAAACGCTGTTCGAAAATCTCAAGAAATTGAGTGCCGACCTTGGTCTGAAAGCCGGGTCAGTAATGTGGGCAGTCAGGATCGCGATTTCCGGTACCAGCGCCACCCCCGGCGGGGCAACGGACATTCTGGAGATCCTTGGCCAGCAGGAGTCACTGCGAAGACTGAGCTTTAGTTTGGATAAGGTGAAAGCTCATCTCGCCTGAGATAAGGTGTGAAGAAAAACTGGAGAGACATAATGCCGACCGATAACTGGGGAGATCATGCCGCTATTGCTATCACGGTGACTGACGCCGACGGCATTATCACTGAAATGAATTCAACTTCGATTGCCACGTTTGCGGCTGATGGTGGAGCGAAACTTATCGGAACCGATGTTCTGGCCTGCCACCCTGAACCCTCGCGAACCAAACTGGCTGGCATGTATGAAGCCCACACTGCCAATCATTACACGATCCGGAAAAACGGACAGAAGAAGATCATCCACCAGCTCCCGCTGATGAAAGAGGGGAAATTCTGCGGCTATGTGGAGATCTCGATTCCGATCCCGGATCAGCTCCCCCATTTCGATCGCGATTAGTCCTCATCGCTTGATCGCAGACGATACCCCACACCCGGCTCGGTTATGATAAACTCGGGTCGGCCCGGATCACGTTCCAGTTTCTTGCGAAGTTGCGCGATATAGACCCGGAGATACTGCGACTGATCCACCGATTGGGGCCCCCAAACATCTTTCAGTAACTGCCTTTGTGTGACGACCTTTCCGGCATGCTGTGCCAGTATTCTCAACAACTCATACTCGGTCGCGGTGAGTCGTACCGTTTCGCCGCGCAACATGACTGTTCGATCAGCGAAGTCGATCTCCAGATCGCCAATGCGAATCGATGGTTCGGATTCTCCGGATTGCTTATGCCGCAAGGCGACCCGCACCCGAGCCAGCAGTTCAGGCACACCAAAAGGCTTGGTCAGATAATCATCCGCTCCGGCATCGAGTAGAGCGACTTTTTCGGTTTCAGAATCCCTGACAGTCAGAATAATAACCGGAACAGAGGACCATTCCCGCAATCGATGCAGTACAGTGGCGCCGTCGAGGTCGGGAAGACCCAGGTCAAGAATGATCAAGTCGGGACGCTGGGTCGCCGCCACCACTAATCCACTCTCGCCGTTTTCGGCCTCGAGAAACGTGTGGCTCTCGGCCTCCAGGCTGATCTTCAGGAAGCGGCGAATAGCCTGTTCATCATCTATAACGAGTACACGGGCGCCGGTCATGGCTCACTCCTGCCATAGGGTAGTTGCGGTTGCATCTCCAGAGGGAGTTTGATCGTAAAACAGGCACCGCCGGAATCTCTGTTGCCGGCGCTGACTGTTCCACCGTGAACTTCCACAATTCCCCTGGTGATGGCAAGTCCGATTCCCGCTCCACCAGTCCTGGAGCCGGGAACGCGATAGAACATCTCGAAGAGATGTGGTATTGCTTCCTGCGGCAATCCGGGGCCGGAGTCAGACACGGTCAACTCTATCTCTCTGGCAATGACGCGCGCGCTGATCTCAATTCGGCTTCGAGGCGGTGTGTAGATACCGGCATTCAACAGGAGATTGGCAAGTGCCTGCTGAAAGAGCTGAAAGTCTACCCGGACAAGCGGAAGCGTTTCCTCCAACTGAACCGAAACGAGGTGATCCGCCAGAGCCACTTTGTGTGCATCGAGCGTCACGGAGATCAGGTCACTCAAGTCATGCCAGTCGCGCTTAAGTACTAGCTTGCCGGAGTTAAGTCGTGACATATCGAGCAGATTGGAGACTACACGATTCAGTCGCTCAGCATTGGCAATGATCTCCGTCGATAATTGTTGTCGGCGGGTCATATCCGTCGCAATCTGATCGTTACTGAGTGCCGAGGCATTGCCGATGATAGCGGTCAAAGGAGTTCGCAGCTCGTGTGATACGGTGTTGAGGATTGTCTGGTAAAGTCGTTCGGATTCCGCGATCTGATGCATTTGGCGCGAACGTTCCTGCAGCAGTTCTCGTTCGGCAGCCACGGCGAGCAGATGGGACGCCGCCGTGAGCAAGTTCTCCTCATCCTGAGTGAGATATGATTTGCCGTGTGGTCGGTAAGCCAGTACGCCGGTGATCTCCCCCGGACCGATCAAAGGGATATAGCGGGCGGTTGCCGAAGCCAGCGTATCGGTCGACCAGCCTGCAACCTTACCATGCTCAAACGCCCACATGGCGACTGTCCACTCCTTTTCGCCGGTTATCCAGCTATCACGGAGGTCAGAAGACATTTGTTCCAAAGTACCCGCGACATTCTTGAGCGCGATCGCGAATTCACCCGGCACCTGCAGGGCGAGATTGTCACTGACCGCACTGGCGAATTGACGGCGATCACTCGCCGCAGAAATGGCGCTGGCGATCTGGTACAGCGCATTTGTTCTCTGTTCGCGTGAGCGAAGCAACCGTTCGCGTTTTCGAATGCGACTGGTCAGTGTGCCGGTGACTGCCGCTCCCACCAATAGCGCGAGGCACATCGCCATATCCTCCGGCTCTGAGAAATGAAATGTGCGTTGTGGCGGGATGAAAAAGTAATCCCAGGTGAGCGCGGCCAGGATAGCCGCGAAGATCGTCGGACCGACAGAAACAAACAGACTCACTACCAATACGCCGAGCAGAAAAATAAACCCCACCGCACGATAGCCGATCACCGGGAGCAAAAGTGCACTCAAGCCTGCTGCGGCGATGATAACCCAAAGCATGAACCAGTAGCGAACGGGGGATGCTTCGAAGTGCAGAAGTGACTTCTTCTGTGGCGCCGCGCCCGTGTCCCGCATCGGCTTGAGGATATGAATGTCGAAGGTGGTGGCATGCACTGCCAGCCGGTCGAGGAGTGAACCGCCGCCGAACAAATCCCGCAATCTGCGTTTGGCCGGATGCCCGATAACCAGTTGGGTCACGCTGCGCTGCCGCGCGGTCTGAATGAGCGCTTCGACAATGTCGACATCGGTCAGACTGACCACCTCACCGCCAAGTTCGCGAACCAGGTTCAGATTGCGAGCCAACTGTTCACGGTCGCTGTCACCCAGATTGGCGCCGGTGTCAACATGAACCGCAAGCCAGGGTGCATCGAGACTGAAGGCGAGGCGACGGGTGGCGCGAACCAGATCCTCGGAATGCGGACTATGGCTCACGGCCACCATCAGACGTTCCGACGCTTTCCAGATGCCGGTGCTTTGCTGAGCCGCAGTCAGCCCGTGCAGTTGGTTGTCCACGGCTTCTGCGGTGAATCGCAGGGCAATCTCCCGAAGCGCAGTCAGTCTGTCTTCCTGGAAAAAGTTCTTTGAAGCGGCTTCAGCCTTGTCGCCAAGATAGACCTTGCCGTCTTTGAGGCGCTGCAACAGTTCTGTGGGAGTCAGGTCTACCAGAGTGATCTGCGCGGCTCGTTGCAGAATGGTATCCGGCACCATCTCGCGAACGGTGATGCCGGTTATCTGTTCGACATACTCTTTGCGACTCTCAACATGCTGGACATTGAGCGTGGTATAGACATCTATCCCGCTGTCCAACAGTTCCACGACATCCTGCCACCGTTTCGCATGCCGTGAGCCGGGCGCATTGGTATGAGCCAATTCGTCGACCAAGACAAGCTGTGGTCGTCGTGTGAGAATGGCGTCAAGGTCCATTTCGCTCAGGACTACATCGCGATACGTAACACTCTTGCGGGGAATGATCGGCAGGCCCTGGAGCAG encodes:
- a CDS encoding response regulator, giving the protein MTGARVLVIDDEQAIRRFLKISLEAESHTFLEAENGESGLVVAATQRPDLIILDLGLPDLDGATVLHRLREWSSVPVIILTVRDSETEKVALLDAGADDYLTKPFGVPELLARVRVALRHKQSGESEPSIRIGDLEIDFADRTVMLRGETVRLTATEYELLRILAQHAGKVVTQRQLLKDVWGPQSVDQSQYLRVYIAQLRKKLERDPGRPEFIITEPGVGYRLRSSDED
- a CDS encoding sensor histidine kinase KdpD, encoding MVDAFRPDPDALLAAIKKRDSHARGGKLRVFFGMSAGVGKTFAMLRVAQDRLREGVDLVVGTVDTHGRAETEALLQGLPIIPRKSVTYRDVVLSEMDLDAILTRRPQLVLVDELAHTNAPGSRHAKRWQDVVELLDSGIDVYTTLNVQHVESRKEYVEQITGITVREMVPDTILQRAAQITLVDLTPTELLQRLKDGKVYLGDKAEAASKNFFQEDRLTALREIALRFTAEAVDNQLHGLTAAQQSTGIWKASERLMVAVSHSPHSEDLVRATRRLAFSLDAPWLAVHVDTGANLGDSDREQLARNLNLVRELGGEVVSLTDVDIVEALIQTARQRSVTQLVIGHPAKRRLRDLFGGGSLLDRLAVHATTFDIHILKPMRDTGAAPQKKSLLHFEASPVRYWFMLWVIIAAAGLSALLLPVIGYRAVGFIFLLGVLVVSLFVSVGPTIFAAILAALTWDYFFIPPQRTFHFSEPEDMAMCLALLVGAAVTGTLTSRIRKRERLLRSREQRTNALYQIASAISAASDRRQFASAVSDNLALQVPGEFAIALKNVAGTLEQMSSDLRDSWITGEKEWTVAMWAFEHGKVAGWSTDTLASATARYIPLIGPGEITGVLAYRPHGKSYLTQDEENLLTAASHLLAVAAERELLQERSRQMHQIAESERLYQTILNTVSHELRTPLTAIIGNASALSNDQIATDMTRRQQLSTEIIANAERLNRVVSNLLDMSRLNSGKLVLKRDWHDLSDLISVTLDAHKVALADHLVSVQLEETLPLVRVDFQLFQQALANLLLNAGIYTPPRSRIEISARVIAREIELTVSDSGPGLPQEAIPHLFEMFYRVPGSRTGGAGIGLAITRGIVEVHGGTVSAGNRDSGGACFTIKLPLEMQPQLPYGRSEP
- a CDS encoding diguanylate cyclase, giving the protein MPTDNWGDHAAIAITVTDADGIITEMNSTSIATFAADGGAKLIGTDVLACHPEPSRTKLAGMYEAHTANHYTIRKNGQKKIIHQLPLMKEGKFCGYVEISIPIPDQLPHFDRD